A region of Streptomyces sp. WMMC500 DNA encodes the following proteins:
- a CDS encoding UbiA family prenyltransferase, translating to MPKADAPPLRAQLDALLTDSDGPSGQRPPLATRVRYACVIRRFEFLPVILTVSFAPALLSAHEWSDVYSLNTLLGVLFSVSGMQIGNMTNALADREQDALYKSRQSEAVYGLGVSRVVAHIGVSTAVNCVLAVFLAVRTGHWDLLPLAVFVGILGFQYSAPPLKLKGAGAWQLPTLQLSLVFLPGLFVLRSSEYAVEWGSVVALAGFALLLVSLFVTSHAEDYIEDEKFGIRTYTVAWGLKKTMYIQSSMLLVGSALFIVAVWATFGFSWAFVPWIAAWLVSQRLLYTVIRDVSDNTHEAAIEALHKKSLIGPYHAALMGWATVLLAVFVVIGR from the coding sequence ATGCCGAAAGCCGACGCTCCTCCGCTGAGGGCACAACTCGACGCCCTGCTCACCGACTCCGACGGGCCATCCGGCCAACGCCCTCCGCTGGCCACTCGCGTGCGGTACGCATGTGTCATACGGCGGTTCGAGTTCCTGCCGGTCATCCTCACCGTCTCCTTCGCACCGGCCCTGCTCTCCGCGCACGAGTGGTCGGACGTCTACTCGCTCAACACGCTGCTGGGCGTGCTCTTCTCGGTCTCCGGCATGCAGATCGGGAACATGACCAACGCCCTGGCCGACCGCGAGCAGGACGCGCTGTACAAGTCCCGGCAGTCCGAGGCCGTCTACGGCCTGGGAGTCTCGCGGGTCGTCGCCCACATCGGCGTATCGACGGCCGTCAACTGCGTGCTGGCGGTATTCCTCGCCGTCAGGACCGGGCACTGGGACTTGCTGCCGCTGGCCGTCTTCGTCGGCATTCTCGGCTTCCAGTACTCGGCTCCCCCGCTGAAGCTGAAGGGCGCCGGCGCCTGGCAGCTCCCCACCCTGCAGCTCAGCCTCGTCTTCCTGCCGGGCCTGTTCGTCCTGCGCTCCTCCGAGTACGCCGTGGAATGGGGCAGCGTCGTGGCCCTGGCGGGTTTCGCGCTGCTCCTGGTCTCCCTCTTCGTCACCAGCCACGCCGAGGACTACATCGAGGACGAGAAGTTCGGGATCAGGACCTACACCGTCGCCTGGGGACTCAAGAAGACGATGTACATCCAGTCCTCGATGCTGCTCGTGGGCTCCGCGCTGTTCATCGTTGCGGTCTGGGCGACCTTCGGGTTCTCCTGGGCGTTCGTGCCGTGGATCGCCGCCTGGCTGGTGAGCCAGCGGCTCCTGTACACCGTCATCCGGGACGTGAGCGACAACACGCACGAAGCGGCGATCGAGGCGCTGCACAAGAAGTCGCTGATCGGTCCCTACCACGCCGCGCTGATGGGCTGGGCCACGGTGCTCCTGGCGGTCTTCGTCGTCATCGGACGGTGA
- a CDS encoding helix-turn-helix domain-containing protein, with product MKGLLVRLSSLDADAAAAVRVIAHFQALLSGGAVAPEVLVRSTAALAGCPAGLERGGADGGVVRFGPDGARPGPGASGVSGPSGVVSGRRPVAPAGSVWLERDGGPGPLDELVLEWMALAAGMSPPPPAPPHVADPALVETVLSEREAVEDRVRALRLLGLGPERPLRVVAVAGGRDTDAGVAAVALLARGVPGATVRIAAMDALAAVLVQPAEEGGAGAAAELARDLSLAAAERVRARGRGPAGAGNGGRAAPGAGTEAAPVRECGARFGVGGEAPPVRAHLSWAQARTALRFAGAGGAGETVVDHDALGPLALLADVPAERLRADPGVRALAELAARDGGGSAVAALDAFCRTGSLRRAAAELHLHHSSVAARLARAEEALGGRLREPDDRLRARLALYAWRLATASGE from the coding sequence GTGAAGGGTCTGCTGGTGCGGCTTTCGTCGCTGGACGCGGACGCCGCCGCGGCGGTGCGCGTGATCGCCCACTTCCAGGCGCTGTTGAGCGGTGGGGCCGTCGCCCCCGAGGTGCTGGTCCGGTCGACCGCCGCGCTTGCGGGGTGCCCGGCGGGTCTCGAACGCGGCGGCGCGGACGGCGGGGTGGTGCGCTTCGGGCCGGACGGCGCGCGGCCGGGACCCGGCGCGTCCGGCGTGTCCGGTCCCTCCGGAGTCGTGTCGGGCCGGCGGCCGGTGGCCCCCGCAGGGAGCGTGTGGCTCGAACGGGACGGCGGACCGGGCCCGTTGGACGAACTCGTCCTCGAATGGATGGCGCTGGCCGCCGGCATGAGCCCGCCGCCCCCGGCGCCACCGCACGTCGCCGACCCCGCGCTGGTGGAGACCGTGCTCTCCGAACGGGAGGCCGTCGAGGACCGCGTGCGCGCCCTGCGGCTGCTCGGACTGGGCCCCGAACGGCCCCTGCGCGTGGTGGCGGTGGCCGGCGGCCGGGACACCGACGCGGGGGTGGCGGCGGTCGCGCTGCTGGCGCGCGGCGTACCGGGTGCCACGGTACGGATCGCGGCGATGGACGCGCTGGCGGCGGTGCTGGTGCAGCCCGCGGAGGAGGGCGGCGCGGGCGCGGCGGCCGAGCTGGCGCGGGACCTGTCGCTCGCCGCGGCGGAGCGGGTACGGGCGCGGGGCCGGGGCCCGGCGGGCGCCGGGAACGGCGGCCGGGCCGCGCCCGGGGCGGGGACCGAGGCCGCGCCGGTGCGGGAGTGCGGCGCACGGTTCGGCGTCGGCGGCGAAGCGCCTCCCGTACGGGCCCACCTCTCCTGGGCGCAGGCCAGGACCGCGCTGCGGTTCGCCGGCGCCGGCGGCGCGGGCGAGACGGTGGTCGACCACGACGCGCTCGGCCCGCTGGCGCTGCTCGCCGACGTGCCCGCGGAACGGCTGCGCGCGGACCCGGGCGTACGCGCGCTGGCCGAGCTCGCCGCGCGGGACGGCGGCGGGTCGGCCGTCGCGGCGCTGGACGCCTTCTGCCGCACCGGCTCGCTGCGCCGGGCCGCCGCAGAACTGCACCTGCACCACAGCTCGGTCGCCGCCCGGCTGGCCCGCGCGGAGGAGGCACTCGGCGGCCGGCTGCGCGAGCCGGACGACCGGCTGCGCGCCCGGCTCGCCCTGTACGCCTGGCGGCTGGCGACGGCGTCCGGCGAGTGA
- a CDS encoding alpha/beta hydrolase has translation MRYAFDPELAAALALMADVDIADVGAARAAQAAELAAAPAADTAGAVVRDVLAPALAEGAPKVPLRVYRPAGRGHGAAAGPLPAVYTLHGGGFVLGSPEVDHDTSLRFCRELPAVVVSPDYRLAPEHPYPAALDDCLAGLWWLAENAAELGADPARIGLWGDSAGAGLAAGLALLTRDRGGPPIRCQHLQSPALDDRLATPSARTFTDTPVWNRRNALLSWEAYLGPGVPGSPDVPPYAAPGRATDLAGLPPASVAVMEFDPLRDEALAYAEALKAAGVPVRLRLYRGTFHGAVGVAHAAVARRIVADARDALRAGLAADGPAAPSATEAAG, from the coding sequence ATGCGCTACGCCTTCGACCCCGAACTCGCCGCGGCGCTCGCGCTCATGGCCGACGTCGACATCGCCGACGTCGGCGCCGCGCGCGCCGCCCAGGCCGCCGAACTGGCTGCCGCGCCCGCCGCCGACACCGCGGGCGCCGTCGTACGGGACGTGCTCGCGCCCGCCCTGGCGGAGGGCGCGCCGAAGGTGCCGCTGCGGGTCTACCGCCCCGCGGGCCGCGGGCACGGCGCCGCTGCCGGGCCGCTGCCCGCCGTGTACACGCTGCACGGCGGCGGCTTCGTCCTCGGCTCCCCGGAGGTCGATCACGACACCAGCCTGCGCTTCTGCCGCGAACTGCCCGCCGTGGTCGTCTCCCCCGACTACCGGCTCGCGCCGGAGCACCCCTACCCCGCCGCGCTCGACGACTGCCTCGCGGGGCTGTGGTGGCTGGCGGAGAACGCCGCGGAACTGGGCGCGGACCCGGCCCGTATCGGGCTGTGGGGCGACAGCGCGGGCGCCGGACTCGCGGCGGGGCTCGCCCTGCTGACCCGCGACCGCGGCGGGCCACCGATCCGCTGCCAGCACCTGCAGAGCCCGGCGCTGGACGACCGGCTGGCCACGCCGAGCGCCCGCACGTTCACCGACACGCCGGTGTGGAACCGCCGCAACGCCCTGCTGAGCTGGGAGGCGTACCTCGGCCCCGGCGTGCCGGGCTCGCCGGACGTCCCGCCGTACGCGGCGCCGGGGCGGGCGACGGATCTGGCGGGGCTGCCGCCGGCGAGTGTGGCGGTGATGGAGTTCGACCCGCTGCGGGACGAGGCCCTGGCGTATGCGGAGGCGCTGAAGGCGGCGGGGGTGCCGGTGCGGCTGCGCCTGTACCGGGGCACGTTCCACGGCGCGGTGGGGGTGGCGCACGCGGCGGTCGCCCGGCGGATCGTCGCCGACGCGCGGGACGCTCTCCGGGCGGGGCTGGCGGCGGACGGCCCCGCGGCGCCCTCGGCCACGGAGGCGGCGGGGTGA
- a CDS encoding NAD(P)/FAD-dependent oxidoreductase, producing the protein MPRKPTHLDSIVIGAGFAGIYMLHKLRNTLGANVRAFERGAGIGGTWHWNRYPGAAADVDSIAYRYSFDSDLLREWNWKTRYAPQPEILAYLEHVVDRYDLREDIQLNTTVESLAYDETSGLWTVRTDGGEEFTARYVVGALGPLSTASFPEIEGRDRFAGTQVHTGAWPEDLDITGRKVGVIGTGSTGTQFIGAAAKMAEHLTVFQRSAQYVVPAGDGPLSDEFIEDYRENHKQFWEKAFNSRVACGFEESQISAMSVSAEERERRFQESWDAGNGFHFMFGTFADIAFNPESNDAAASFIRSKIKEIVRDPETARKLMPTDLYAKRPICNTDYYETYNRDNVTLVSTKENPIARITPAGVVTEDGTEHELDVLVFATGYEAMQGSYNRIDIRGRGGVSLKDYWGEEPSSYLGMAVNGFPNLFTVFGPNSVFSNLPPALQTQVEWIAETIDAARKRGAGTVEATATAETEWTAMCREMAEHSLFAQTDSWIFGSNIPGKKRRTLFYFGGIAAYRAKLGEIVAADYEGFTLDGEVSPTAP; encoded by the coding sequence ATGCCCAGGAAACCGACCCACCTCGACTCGATCGTCATAGGCGCCGGATTCGCCGGTATCTACATGCTGCACAAGCTCCGCAACACACTCGGCGCGAACGTGCGGGCCTTCGAGCGGGGGGCCGGCATCGGGGGCACCTGGCACTGGAACCGCTATCCGGGCGCGGCCGCCGACGTCGACAGCATCGCGTACCGCTACTCCTTCGACTCCGACCTGCTGCGGGAGTGGAACTGGAAGACGCGCTACGCGCCCCAGCCGGAGATCCTGGCGTATCTGGAGCACGTGGTCGACCGGTACGACCTGCGCGAGGACATCCAGCTCAACACCACCGTCGAGTCGCTGGCCTACGACGAGACCTCCGGTCTGTGGACGGTACGGACCGACGGCGGCGAGGAGTTCACCGCCCGCTACGTCGTCGGCGCGCTCGGACCGCTGTCGACCGCGAGCTTCCCCGAGATCGAGGGGCGGGACCGATTCGCGGGCACGCAGGTGCACACCGGCGCCTGGCCGGAGGACCTCGACATCACCGGCAGGAAGGTCGGGGTCATCGGTACCGGTTCGACCGGAACCCAGTTCATCGGCGCCGCCGCCAAGATGGCGGAACACCTCACGGTCTTCCAGCGCTCCGCGCAGTACGTCGTCCCGGCCGGCGACGGGCCGCTCAGCGACGAGTTCATCGAGGACTACCGGGAGAACCACAAGCAGTTCTGGGAGAAGGCTTTCAACTCCCGTGTGGCCTGCGGTTTCGAGGAGAGCCAGATCTCCGCGATGAGCGTCTCGGCCGAGGAACGCGAGCGCAGGTTCCAGGAGAGCTGGGACGCGGGCAACGGGTTCCACTTCATGTTCGGCACCTTTGCCGACATCGCGTTCAACCCGGAGTCGAACGACGCCGCCGCCTCGTTCATCAGGTCGAAGATCAAGGAGATCGTGCGGGACCCGGAGACCGCGCGCAAGCTCATGCCGACCGACCTCTACGCGAAGCGGCCGATCTGCAACACCGATTACTACGAGACCTACAACCGCGACAACGTCACCCTGGTCTCCACCAAGGAGAACCCGATCGCCCGGATCACCCCGGCCGGCGTGGTCACCGAGGACGGCACCGAGCACGAGCTGGACGTGCTGGTCTTCGCGACGGGTTACGAGGCCATGCAGGGGAGTTACAACCGGATCGACATCCGGGGCCGCGGCGGTGTCTCGCTCAAGGACTACTGGGGCGAGGAGCCGAGCAGCTACCTCGGCATGGCCGTGAACGGCTTCCCGAACCTCTTCACGGTCTTCGGCCCCAACAGCGTCTTCTCCAACCTGCCGCCCGCCCTCCAGACGCAGGTCGAGTGGATCGCGGAGACCATCGACGCCGCCCGGAAGCGCGGTGCCGGCACGGTCGAGGCCACCGCCACCGCCGAGACGGAGTGGACCGCCATGTGCCGGGAGATGGCGGAGCACAGCCTCTTCGCACAGACGGACTCCTGGATCTTCGGCTCGAACATCCCCGGCAAGAAGCGGCGCACGCTCTTCTACTTCGGCGGCATCGCCGCGTACCGGGCGAAGCTCGGGGAGATCGTCGCCGCGGACTACGAGGGCTTCACGCTCGACGGCGAGGTCTCGCCGACCGCGCCCTGA
- a CDS encoding PhzF family phenazine biosynthesis isomerase — MKMEIAWWDLKGSPATVESLRQHLNEDGVVHNWQAVEGLREKFWIADPDGERWGAVMVWDGEQPASLPENLAASLVGSPITHRDRFEVQATARGAGAVRIGDSSHRYVVVDAFATQPLSGTPVAVFFEAADLTDERMQRIAKAMNLSEVVFLLPPRATDADVRARIFTPDAELPFAGHPLLAAAAAVALDLRTDRLRFETRTGVVPFVVDRTPAAQSGGGVAYVSMEQPIPVWEPYEHAGALIDALGIAASTLPVDLYRDGPRHVFAGLPDAAALAGLRPDRRALAAFPGTAATCFAPEGERWHARVFSPAHGGAGEATAGSAAGALAVHLARYGLVAYGKTVEIHQGRHLGGHPSVMLAEATVAGGGEIERVRVSGHGTVAAEGTIHV; from the coding sequence ATGAAGATGGAGATCGCCTGGTGGGATCTGAAGGGCTCTCCCGCCACGGTCGAGAGCCTCAGACAGCATCTGAACGAGGACGGTGTCGTCCACAACTGGCAGGCCGTCGAGGGGCTGCGGGAGAAGTTCTGGATCGCCGACCCGGACGGCGAGCGCTGGGGCGCGGTCATGGTGTGGGACGGCGAGCAGCCCGCCTCGCTCCCCGAGAACCTGGCCGCCTCCCTGGTCGGTTCCCCGATCACCCACCGGGACCGCTTCGAGGTGCAGGCCACGGCCCGGGGCGCGGGCGCCGTCCGTATCGGTGACTCCTCGCACAGGTACGTCGTCGTCGACGCCTTCGCCACCCAGCCGCTCTCCGGCACCCCGGTCGCGGTGTTCTTCGAGGCGGCGGATCTGACGGACGAGCGGATGCAGCGCATCGCCAAGGCGATGAACCTGTCCGAAGTGGTGTTCCTGCTGCCGCCCAGGGCCACGGACGCGGACGTACGGGCGCGGATCTTCACCCCCGACGCCGAGCTCCCGTTCGCCGGGCACCCGCTACTCGCCGCGGCGGCCGCGGTCGCGCTCGACCTGCGCACGGACCGGCTGCGGTTCGAGACGCGGACGGGTGTCGTGCCCTTCGTCGTCGACCGGACTCCCGCGGCCCAGTCGGGCGGCGGCGTGGCGTACGTCTCCATGGAGCAGCCGATCCCGGTCTGGGAGCCGTACGAGCACGCCGGGGCGCTGATCGACGCACTCGGCATCGCTGCCTCCACCCTCCCGGTGGACCTCTACCGCGACGGTCCCCGGCACGTGTTCGCCGGACTTCCCGACGCTGCGGCGCTCGCCGGGCTGCGCCCCGACCGCCGGGCGCTCGCCGCCTTCCCCGGCACGGCCGCCACCTGCTTCGCCCCCGAGGGCGAGCGGTGGCACGCGCGGGTGTTCTCGCCGGCCCACGGCGGCGCCGGGGAGGCGACCGCGGGTTCCGCCGCGGGCGCGCTCGCCGTCCACCTCGCGCGGTACGGCCTCGTGGCGTACGGGAAGACCGTCGAGATCCACCAGGGCCGCCACCTCGGCGGCCACCCCTCGGTGATGCTCGCCGAGGCCACCGTCGCCGGCGGCGGCGAGATCGAGCGCGTGCGGGTGAGCGGCCACGGCACGGTCGCCGCCGAAGGCACCATCCACGTCTGA
- a CDS encoding FAD-dependent monooxygenase encodes MTETHSPGIVIAGAGIGGLAAALALHARGLEVTLLEEAEEIRPLGVGINIQPAAIGELTALGLGGKLAATGIATREHRYLDHKGRTIWSEARGIAAGNDFPQYSIHRGDLQMMLLDAVRSRLGADAIRTATRVRGFEQDADGVRVHISSRSGGESGIDAEALIAGDGMHSVIRAQLHPEGSALRRTPVRMWRGLTEIPEFIDGRTMIIASDDRSNRMVAYPCSRPHAERGKVLLNWVCLAADPDWQGEVQLSPGRFEDLLPHFADWDFGWLDVRAALESSGQLMHHVMADRDPLPSWGEHRVTLLGDAAHPMYPIGANGGTQAILDGVALAAELADAGGDVPAAFKRYESVRLPAANAIVEANRSMDHSERTLAETSADEMAAGLETITTDYQDVVDRASATRH; translated from the coding sequence ATGACCGAAACACATTCGCCCGGCATCGTCATCGCCGGGGCCGGGATCGGAGGACTGGCCGCCGCGCTGGCTCTGCACGCCCGTGGCCTGGAAGTCACGCTGCTGGAGGAGGCCGAGGAGATCCGGCCGCTCGGGGTCGGCATCAACATCCAGCCCGCGGCGATCGGCGAACTGACCGCCCTCGGGCTGGGCGGGAAACTGGCGGCCACCGGCATCGCCACCCGTGAGCACCGCTACCTCGATCACAAAGGCAGGACCATCTGGTCCGAGGCCCGCGGCATCGCCGCGGGCAACGACTTTCCGCAGTACTCGATCCACCGCGGCGACCTGCAGATGATGCTGCTCGACGCGGTGCGCTCGCGCCTCGGAGCCGACGCCATCCGTACGGCGACCCGGGTGCGAGGCTTCGAGCAGGACGCGGACGGCGTACGCGTCCACATCAGCTCGCGCTCCGGAGGCGAGTCCGGTATCGACGCCGAGGCCCTGATCGCCGGGGACGGCATGCACTCGGTCATCCGCGCGCAACTGCACCCCGAGGGGTCTGCGCTGCGCCGGACCCCCGTGCGGATGTGGCGCGGTCTGACCGAGATACCCGAGTTCATCGACGGCCGGACGATGATCATCGCCTCCGACGACCGGAGCAACCGGATGGTGGCGTACCCGTGCTCGCGGCCGCACGCCGAACGCGGCAAGGTGCTCCTGAACTGGGTGTGCCTGGCCGCGGACCCGGACTGGCAGGGCGAAGTACAGCTCAGCCCCGGCAGGTTCGAGGACCTGCTGCCGCACTTCGCCGACTGGGACTTCGGCTGGCTCGACGTCCGCGCGGCTCTGGAGTCGAGCGGGCAGCTCATGCACCACGTGATGGCCGACCGCGACCCGCTGCCCTCCTGGGGCGAGCACCGGGTCACCCTCCTCGGTGACGCCGCCCACCCGATGTACCCGATCGGCGCCAACGGCGGCACCCAGGCCATCCTCGACGGCGTCGCCCTGGCGGCCGAACTCGCCGACGCCGGCGGCGACGTGCCGGCCGCGTTCAAGCGGTACGAGAGTGTCCGGCTCCCGGCCGCCAACGCGATCGTCGAGGCCAACCGCAGCATGGACCACTCCGAACGCACCCTGGCGGAAACCTCCG
- a CDS encoding sensor histidine kinase: MSLFWRIFGLNALVLGTATGVLMLAPVTVSASVLLAEAVVLVAGMAVMLVANAALLRVGLAPLQRLTGLMTTVDLLRPGQRLTVPGTGDVADLISTFNAMLDRLEAERAASTGRALSAQEAERRRIAQELHDEVGQSMTTVLLELKRAGERAPEALRGDLRRAQETTRDSLEEVRRLARRLRPGVLEDLGLVSALTSLGTDLSGHTGMRVGRRVDPDLPPLDPDVELVLYRVAQAALTNVVRHAAADRVELSLVRTGAAVELRVADDGRGVGTAREGAGIRGMRERALLIGAALEVTPAPGGGTRVVLTVPDAARPRAGAPDGGQDPGRIVC, from the coding sequence GTGTCCCTGTTCTGGCGGATCTTCGGGCTCAACGCCCTGGTGCTCGGCACGGCCACGGGCGTGCTGATGCTGGCGCCCGTGACCGTCTCCGCGTCGGTCCTGCTCGCCGAGGCCGTGGTCCTCGTGGCGGGCATGGCCGTCATGCTCGTCGCCAACGCCGCGCTGCTGCGCGTCGGCCTCGCCCCGCTCCAGCGCCTCACCGGGCTGATGACCACCGTCGACCTGCTCCGCCCCGGTCAGCGGCTGACCGTGCCGGGCACCGGCGACGTCGCGGACCTCATCAGCACGTTCAACGCCATGCTCGACCGGCTGGAGGCCGAGCGCGCCGCCAGCACCGGGCGCGCGCTGTCCGCGCAGGAGGCCGAGCGGCGGCGCATCGCGCAGGAGCTGCACGACGAGGTCGGGCAGAGCATGACCACGGTGCTGCTGGAGCTGAAGCGTGCCGGCGAGCGCGCGCCGGAGGCGCTCCGCGGCGACCTGCGGCGGGCGCAGGAGACCACCAGGGATAGCCTGGAGGAGGTGCGCAGGCTCGCCCGCCGGCTGCGGCCCGGGGTGCTGGAGGACCTGGGCCTGGTCAGCGCGCTGACCTCGCTGGGCACGGACCTGTCCGGGCACACCGGGATGCGCGTCGGGCGCCGCGTCGATCCGGACCTGCCGCCGCTGGACCCGGACGTGGAGCTGGTGCTCTACCGCGTCGCGCAGGCGGCGCTGACGAACGTCGTGCGGCACGCCGCCGCGGACCGGGTCGAGCTGAGCCTCGTGCGCACCGGTGCCGCGGTGGAGCTGCGCGTCGCGGACGACGGCCGCGGGGTGGGCACCGCCCGCGAGGGCGCCGGGATCCGCGGGATGCGCGAGCGGGCCCTGCTGATCGGCGCGGCGCTGGAGGTGACGCCGGCCCCGGGCGGCGGCACGCGGGTGGTGCTCACCGTCCCGGACGCCGCACGCCCCCGCGCCGGGGCGCCGGACGGTGGCCAGGACCCCGGCCGGATCGTGTGCTGA
- a CDS encoding PHB depolymerase family esterase → MFTRAAAAPPPTRRRAARPLHTALLGCVLALLAALSLGAPPQASAATLREVTDFGSNPSNLRMHLYVPDDVRPQPPVLVAIHYCTGSGPAFHSGTEFARLADRHGFVVVYPSATRSGQCFDVSSPQALRRDGGSDPVGIRSMVQYVRTNHGADPNRTYVTGASSGAMMTNVMLGNYPDVFRAGAAFMGVPYGCFATTDGSGWNSACANGQIIRTPQQWGDLVRGAHPGYGGPRPRMQVWHGTNDATLRYPNFQEQIKQWTDVHGVSQTPSMTDSPQSGWTRTRYGGTGEQAPVEAVSLQGVGHSLPMSGMAERAIAFFGLNT, encoded by the coding sequence ATGTTCACCAGAGCCGCAGCCGCACCACCCCCCACCCGCCGCCGGGCGGCGCGCCCGCTCCACACCGCGCTCCTCGGCTGCGTCCTGGCCCTCCTCGCCGCGCTGTCGCTCGGCGCGCCGCCGCAGGCGTCGGCGGCGACCCTCCGCGAGGTGACGGACTTCGGCAGCAACCCGAGCAACCTGCGCATGCACCTCTACGTCCCGGACGACGTCCGGCCGCAGCCCCCGGTGCTCGTGGCGATCCACTACTGCACGGGGTCGGGTCCCGCGTTCCACTCGGGCACCGAGTTCGCCCGGCTCGCCGACCGCCACGGCTTCGTCGTCGTCTACCCGTCCGCCACCCGCAGCGGCCAGTGCTTCGACGTCTCCTCGCCACAGGCGCTGCGCCGCGACGGCGGCAGCGACCCGGTCGGCATCCGCTCGATGGTGCAGTACGTGCGCACCAACCACGGCGCCGACCCGAACCGGACGTACGTCACCGGCGCCTCGTCCGGCGCGATGATGACCAACGTCATGCTCGGCAACTACCCCGACGTCTTCCGCGCCGGCGCGGCGTTCATGGGCGTGCCGTACGGCTGCTTCGCCACCACCGACGGCTCGGGCTGGAACAGCGCGTGTGCCAACGGCCAGATCATCCGCACGCCGCAGCAGTGGGGCGACCTCGTACGCGGCGCCCACCCGGGCTACGGCGGCCCGCGCCCGCGCATGCAGGTGTGGCACGGCACGAACGACGCCACCCTGCGCTACCCCAACTTCCAGGAGCAGATCAAGCAGTGGACGGACGTCCACGGCGTGAGCCAGACCCCGTCCATGACCGACAGCCCGCAGTCCGGCTGGACACGCACGCGCTACGGCGGCACGGGCGAGCAGGCGCCGGTGGAGGCGGTCAGCCTGCAGGGCGTGGGCCACTCGCTGCCGATGTCCGGCATGGCTGAGCGGGCCATCGCCTTCTTCGGCCTGAACACCTAG
- a CDS encoding helix-turn-helix domain-containing protein, producing MSVSVGAVKAAMTRQSVSLRELARRTHYDVAYISRALRGLQRPSGTLLRALADALDLSDDDDRVAYAARNPGRIDAAGVAALAASLAAQRRADDVVGPGPLLNAAESQREALTALLSETSGKHRESLAAVASQASQFAGWLRIELNDYPRASALLNEAIDLADEIEDGSLAAQAYNLRGNIARQRQQWRAVHRNFAAAYAGESAPRQRVVNGAQAAWALAMLDRRGEAEQLLSEVEALRDKAADCAPPATAYWLTPEWMSLPIGHAHLLLGRHRDAAEHLRTGLNSLPQELRYALWTSEARAALAEAEA from the coding sequence ATGAGCGTCAGCGTGGGGGCGGTCAAGGCCGCCATGACCAGACAGTCAGTCAGCTTGCGGGAGTTGGCGCGACGGACGCACTACGACGTCGCCTACATCTCTCGTGCCCTCAGGGGCTTACAGCGTCCGTCCGGGACGCTGTTGCGCGCGCTGGCCGACGCTCTAGACCTCAGCGACGATGACGACCGGGTGGCCTACGCGGCGCGAAACCCGGGGCGGATCGACGCTGCGGGCGTAGCAGCCCTTGCCGCCTCGCTGGCCGCGCAGCGCAGAGCCGACGACGTAGTTGGGCCCGGCCCCCTCCTTAACGCGGCGGAATCCCAGCGGGAGGCGCTGACGGCCCTACTGAGCGAAACGTCCGGCAAGCACCGCGAGTCCCTTGCCGCCGTGGCAAGCCAGGCAAGTCAGTTCGCCGGTTGGCTGCGAATCGAACTGAACGACTACCCGCGCGCCAGTGCCTTGCTGAACGAAGCGATCGACCTTGCTGACGAGATCGAAGACGGTTCGCTTGCGGCGCAGGCGTACAACCTACGGGGCAACATCGCGCGACAGCGACAGCAGTGGCGTGCCGTTCACCGGAACTTCGCAGCCGCGTACGCCGGCGAGAGCGCGCCACGTCAACGTGTAGTCAATGGCGCGCAAGCCGCTTGGGCACTCGCCATGCTCGACAGACGTGGCGAAGCTGAGCAACTGCTGAGTGAAGTAGAGGCGTTGCGCGACAAGGCTGCGGACTGCGCCCCACCGGCTACCGCCTATTGGCTCACGCCGGAATGGATGAGCCTCCCTATCGGGCACGCACACCTGTTGCTCGGCAGGCACCGGGACGCCGCCGAACATCTACGGACCGGGCTCAATAGCCTCCCGCAGGAACTTCGCTACGCTCTCTGGACGTCGGAGGCACGGGCAGCGCTGGCAGAGGCAGAGGCGTAG